A section of the Chryseobacterium ginsenosidimutans genome encodes:
- the ftsA gene encoding cell division protein FtsA, which translates to MENQEYSVGLDIGTTKIVAIVGRRNAHGKIEVLGVGKAKSLGVHKGIVNNISQTINSIKAAVSEAQSSAGVPIRKVTVGIAGKHIRSLQHSDYIMREHPDKFITDDDIEALKDQVKKLVMLPGEEIIHVLPQEYKVDSEGEIQEPVGMHGKRLEANFHVVVGQMGSIRNIARCVREAGLEMEALTLEPLASSEAVLTKEEKEAGVAIVDIGGGTTDIAIFKDNIIRHTCVIPYGGGIITEDIKEGCSIIEKHAEQLKVKFGSAVPELEKDSTYVTIPGLHGRPDKEISLKTLAQIINARVEEILEMVNTELKAYGAFEQKKKLIAGIVLTGGGSNLKHLRQLANYTTGFDSRIGFANEYIANDKNQYLKGPEFATSIGLLMESLKIRDKKINIAEEEETVQEQAQPKTETVAASQETIQQPVQQIEAILQQEIVNEQQERRAAKLTFGQSLMEKVKKFFEEVE; encoded by the coding sequence ATGGAAAATCAAGAGTATTCAGTAGGTCTGGACATCGGGACAACAAAGATTGTTGCGATTGTCGGAAGGAGGAATGCACACGGGAAAATAGAAGTTCTCGGTGTTGGTAAGGCCAAAAGTCTTGGGGTTCACAAAGGTATTGTGAATAATATTTCGCAAACTATTAATTCAATCAAAGCTGCTGTGTCCGAGGCACAGTCCAGCGCAGGAGTTCCTATCCGCAAAGTGACGGTTGGGATTGCAGGGAAACATATCCGTTCTTTGCAGCACTCCGATTATATTATGCGTGAACATCCTGATAAATTCATCACAGACGACGACATTGAAGCATTAAAAGATCAGGTGAAAAAGCTGGTCATGCTTCCTGGAGAAGAAATCATCCATGTACTTCCTCAAGAATATAAAGTGGATTCCGAGGGCGAAATTCAGGAACCTGTCGGAATGCACGGAAAACGTTTAGAGGCAAACTTCCACGTTGTAGTAGGACAAATGGGCAGCATCCGAAATATCGCAAGATGTGTTCGTGAAGCAGGCTTAGAAATGGAAGCTCTTACCTTAGAACCTTTGGCTTCTTCAGAGGCTGTTCTTACAAAAGAAGAAAAAGAAGCTGGTGTTGCCATTGTAGACATCGGTGGCGGTACTACAGACATTGCTATTTTTAAAGATAATATCATTCGTCATACCTGCGTCATTCCTTACGGAGGTGGTATTATTACAGAAGATATAAAAGAAGGCTGTTCCATTATTGAAAAGCATGCCGAGCAATTAAAGGTTAAGTTCGGTTCTGCAGTTCCCGAATTGGAAAAAGACAGCACTTATGTTACTATTCCAGGGCTTCATGGCAGACCGGATAAAGAAATTTCATTAAAAACTTTAGCACAGATTATCAATGCCCGTGTTGAAGAAATTCTTGAAATGGTTAATACCGAACTAAAAGCTTACGGTGCATTTGAACAGAAGAAAAAACTGATTGCCGGAATTGTATTGACAGGCGGTGGTTCAAACCTGAAACATCTTCGTCAGCTGGCTAATTATACAACAGGTTTCGACAGCAGAATAGGTTTTGCAAATGAATACATTGCGAATGATAAAAATCAGTATCTTAAAGGACCGGAATTTGCTACGTCTATTGGATTATTAATGGAAAGCTTAAAAATCCGTGATAAAAAAATTAATATTGCTGAAGAAGAGGAAACTGTTCAGGAACAAGCTCAGCCAAAAACTGAAACTGTAGCTGCCTCCCAGGAAACAATACAGCAGCCCGTTCAGCAGATAGAAGCAATTCTGCAACAGGAAATTGTAAATGAACAGCAAGAAAGAAGAGCAGCAAAATTGACTTTCGGTCAGTCACTGATGGAAAAAGTAAAAAAATTCTTTGAAGAAGTAGAGTAA
- the murC gene encoding UDP-N-acetylmuramate--L-alanine ligase — MKLLETYQNFYFVGIGGIGMSALARYFHASGKKVLGYDKTNTKLTQQLMNEGIDIVFEDIIDDKITSLQVENTLVIYTPAIKKLEILDYFNENKFEVLKRAKVLGLITENTDCIAVAGTHGKTTTSTLVAHLCKESDLPFSCFLGGISENFKSNFLYNGSQYSVVEADEYDRSFLNLSPDWAVVTSTDADHLDIYGDKNTIEEGFKQFAALVPNDKQLFVRKGIEIGRPHLTYAVNETADYYSDNLRMENDKIYFDFHTPTEIVKDFVWDIPGIHNVENATVALAILNNLGVNFETLKKAIANFKGIKRRYTKHRYQNGKIYIDDYAHHPTEINAVMSSIRTFYPDKKLLVVFQPHLFSRTRDFADGFAESLSQADELVLLDIYPARELQENFEGITSNWLLEKVTSNKKEVSTLNDAFTKIKEKDFDILLTVGAGNIDTLYDPICDWMENK, encoded by the coding sequence ATGAAATTATTAGAAACATATCAAAATTTTTACTTCGTTGGAATCGGAGGGATCGGGATGAGCGCTCTGGCGCGTTATTTCCATGCTTCGGGCAAAAAAGTTTTGGGTTATGACAAAACAAACACCAAACTTACTCAGCAATTAATGAATGAGGGTATTGATATTGTTTTTGAAGATATTATTGATGATAAAATCACTTCTTTACAGGTAGAAAATACATTGGTAATTTATACTCCGGCGATTAAAAAACTGGAGATTTTAGATTATTTTAATGAAAATAAATTTGAAGTTTTAAAACGCGCAAAAGTTTTAGGTTTAATTACCGAAAATACAGATTGTATTGCAGTTGCAGGAACTCACGGCAAGACCACAACTTCTACGTTGGTTGCTCATTTATGCAAGGAATCAGACTTGCCTTTTTCGTGTTTTTTAGGTGGAATTTCAGAGAATTTTAAGTCAAATTTTCTTTACAATGGTTCACAATATTCTGTGGTTGAAGCAGATGAATATGACAGAAGCTTCCTGAACCTTTCCCCGGATTGGGCAGTGGTAACTTCCACAGATGCTGATCATTTGGATATTTATGGTGATAAAAATACGATTGAAGAAGGTTTTAAACAGTTTGCAGCCTTAGTTCCAAATGACAAACAGCTTTTTGTAAGAAAAGGAATCGAAATCGGAAGACCTCACCTTACCTATGCCGTAAATGAAACTGCTGATTATTACTCAGATAACCTTAGAATGGAGAATGATAAAATCTATTTTGATTTTCATACTCCGACTGAAATCGTAAAAGATTTTGTCTGGGATATTCCGGGAATTCATAATGTTGAAAATGCGACGGTTGCTTTGGCTATTTTAAACAATTTAGGAGTAAATTTTGAAACGCTGAAAAAAGCGATTGCCAATTTTAAAGGTATTAAAAGAAGATACACCAAACACAGATATCAAAACGGTAAAATTTATATAGACGATTATGCTCATCATCCTACAGAAATTAATGCTGTAATGAGCTCAATCCGAACTTTTTATCCTGATAAAAAACTATTGGTAGTTTTTCAGCCGCATCTTTTCAGCAGAACGAGGGATTTTGCAGATGGTTTTGCAGAAAGCCTTAGTCAGGCTGATGAGCTGGTATTGTTAGATATTTATCCGGCAAGAGAGCTTCAGGAAAATTTTGAAGGGATTACTTCAAATTGGTTATTAGAAAAAGTGACATCAAATAAGAAGGAAGTATCAACTTTAAATGATGCTTTCACTAAAATAAAAGAAAAAGATTTTGACATTCTTCTCACAGTAGGCGCAGGAAATATTGATACACTGTACGACCCTATTTGCGATTGGATGGAAAATAAGTAA
- the murG gene encoding undecaprenyldiphospho-muramoylpentapeptide beta-N-acetylglucosaminyltransferase, protein MNKKLKVILSGGGTGGHIFPAIAIADEIKKRFPDTEFLFIGANGKMEMEKVPQAGYKIEGIDIAGINRGNILSNLGLPFKILKSLSKSKRIIKNFAPDFAIGTGGFASGPALYEAGKLGVPIFIQEQNAHAGVTNKILSKKAKAVFTAYPKVDGFPSEKIKFLGNPIRENIVSGMQETAQAKEKMGLDKEKLTILSVGGSLGSRTLNNAWKSHLNEIINKDYQLIWQTGKLDYKEILDQTKDIDNRKIRILEFIKDMETAYSAADVIVSRAGAIAISELAVAQKPVLLVPFPFAAEDHQTKNAMNLVEKNAARIVKDSEIQDKFWSTLSEICENESVRKEMSENLKYFAKPDAAKEIVDEIIKKLNFE, encoded by the coding sequence ATGAACAAAAAACTAAAAGTAATATTATCAGGTGGCGGAACAGGAGGGCACATCTTCCCTGCCATTGCTATTGCAGACGAAATCAAAAAAAGATTTCCTGATACTGAGTTTTTGTTCATCGGAGCCAACGGAAAAATGGAAATGGAAAAAGTTCCGCAGGCTGGTTATAAAATTGAAGGAATTGATATTGCAGGGATCAACCGAGGAAATATATTATCAAATTTAGGTTTGCCATTCAAGATTTTGAAAAGTTTATCTAAATCTAAAAGAATTATCAAAAATTTTGCTCCGGATTTTGCAATAGGTACAGGTGGTTTTGCAAGCGGACCCGCTTTATATGAAGCAGGTAAATTGGGAGTTCCGATTTTTATTCAGGAGCAGAATGCACACGCAGGAGTAACTAATAAGATATTAAGTAAAAAAGCAAAAGCCGTTTTTACAGCATACCCGAAAGTGGATGGTTTCCCGAGTGAGAAAATAAAATTCTTAGGAAATCCAATTCGTGAAAATATTGTTTCCGGAATGCAGGAAACTGCTCAGGCAAAAGAAAAAATGGGATTGGATAAAGAAAAACTGACAATACTTTCTGTTGGCGGATCTTTAGGTTCAAGAACATTAAATAACGCCTGGAAATCTCATTTAAATGAAATCATTAATAAAGATTATCAGCTGATCTGGCAAACAGGAAAGCTTGATTATAAAGAAATATTAGACCAAACAAAAGACATTGACAACAGAAAAATCCGGATTCTTGAATTCATCAAAGATATGGAAACCGCTTATTCTGCAGCAGATGTGATTGTTTCCAGAGCAGGTGCGATTGCTATTTCAGAGTTGGCAGTAGCTCAAAAACCTGTTTTGCTAGTTCCTTTCCCTTTTGCGGCAGAGGATCATCAAACAAAAAATGCCATGAACTTGGTTGAAAAAAACGCAGCAAGAATAGTAAAAGACTCTGAAATACAGGATAAATTCTGGAGTACATTATCAGAAATCTGCGAAAATGAAAGCGTAAGAAAAGAAATGTCTGAAAATCTTAAATATTTTGCAAAGCCAGATGCTGCAAAAGAGATTGTCGATGAGATTATAAAAAAACTAAACTTTGAATAA
- a CDS encoding GatB/YqeY domain-containing protein, translated as MSLENTINEAIKTAMRAKDRVALDSLRAVKSQILLLKTEAVGAEVTPEQEIAILQRMVKQRKDSYDQFSAQGRNDLAEVEEAQMKVIEEYLPKQLSAEELEAEIKNIITETGAESIKDLGKVMGVASKTLAGKSDGKSISEMVKKLLS; from the coding sequence ATGAGTTTAGAAAATACAATAAACGAGGCCATAAAAACAGCTATGAGAGCTAAAGACAGAGTTGCTTTAGATTCTCTTCGTGCAGTAAAATCTCAAATATTATTACTGAAAACTGAAGCTGTCGGAGCTGAAGTTACACCAGAGCAGGAAATTGCCATCCTTCAGAGAATGGTGAAACAACGTAAAGATTCTTACGACCAGTTTAGTGCACAGGGAAGAAATGACCTTGCAGAAGTGGAAGAAGCTCAGATGAAAGTAATTGAGGAATATTTACCAAAACAGCTTTCTGCAGAAGAATTGGAAGCTGAAATAAAAAATATTATTACCGAAACCGGTGCCGAATCTATAAAAGATCTAGGAAAGGTAATGGGAGTAGCCTCAAAAACATTAGCCGGAAAATCTGATGGAAAAAGCATTTCCGAGATGGTAAAAAAACTCCTCTCTTAA
- a CDS encoding cell division protein FtsQ/DivIB, with translation MKNKYRILKIAITVIILGFLLSFSLKKFSGQKITDNKISVKMNEKTPVYFIDEKDIREIVKKENPSGKVGDLNIPALEKKINNLPAVDSANVYLNLNGKLNLDIKQRVPVFRLNNNGKDFYVDEKGIEFPISKTYSHPCMLVTGNVKKDEYEKLAELVEKIDKDDFSKKYFIGISKDKNGDYNLLTSEGNYKVEIGDLDNIDLKVKGFKTFVEKYLVYQDSEKYKMVSVKYQNQIVTTLNPYFKENDSILKVGNKELTKAPVISVEKVDNKPKLAEIKSKKAKTTAKPKETKKTPEKKPTVSKPKTKAKVKIE, from the coding sequence ATGAAAAATAAATACAGAATATTAAAAATTGCCATCACAGTAATCATCCTTGGATTCCTGTTGAGTTTTTCTTTGAAAAAATTCAGCGGTCAGAAGATTACGGACAATAAAATTTCTGTAAAAATGAATGAGAAAACTCCGGTTTACTTCATTGATGAAAAAGATATCAGAGAAATTGTAAAAAAAGAAAATCCGTCCGGAAAAGTAGGAGATCTCAATATTCCTGCTTTGGAAAAGAAGATCAATAATCTTCCTGCTGTTGACAGTGCGAATGTCTATCTGAATTTAAACGGAAAATTGAATTTAGATATCAAACAAAGAGTTCCTGTTTTCAGATTAAATAATAACGGAAAAGATTTTTATGTGGACGAGAAAGGAATTGAATTTCCGATATCCAAAACATACTCACATCCCTGCATGCTTGTAACAGGAAATGTGAAAAAAGATGAATACGAAAAACTGGCTGAATTGGTCGAGAAAATTGACAAAGATGATTTCAGCAAAAAATATTTTATCGGTATTTCAAAAGATAAGAATGGCGATTATAATCTTCTGACAAGCGAAGGAAATTATAAAGTAGAAATTGGAGATTTGGATAATATTGACTTAAAAGTGAAAGGTTTTAAAACTTTTGTAGAAAAATATCTTGTATATCAGGATTCGGAAAAGTACAAAATGGTTTCTGTAAAATATCAGAATCAGATTGTAACCACTTTAAATCCTTATTTTAAAGAAAACGACAGTATTTTAAAAGTAGGAAACAAAGAATTGACAAAAGCTCCCGTCATTTCAGTTGAAAAAGTCGATAACAAACCGAAATTAGCTGAAATAAAAAGCAAAAAAGCAAAAACAACAGCCAAACCAAAGGAAACAAAAAAAACACCTGAGAAGAAACCAACGGTCTCAAAACCGAAAACAAAGGCAAAAGTTAAGATAGAATAA
- a CDS encoding FtsW/RodA/SpoVE family cell cycle protein gives MNEQDTENRFEFLKGDKVLWMVILVISIFSIFPVYSASSNLEYIVNNGTTTGHVIKHMFFVVLGLGIMRVAGMVKYEYIGKLSSILLGLMIILLVVTMFTGQTIDGASASRWLKIPGTPISFQPSSFAFLMLIIYLCRYLTKKITRERLPIENIMYIFGPILLVFVLVAKDNGSTALMILMVSVIVLIIGQLHWKYIAGFISSSFIAIILFLVVALNTNLIGGNRVHTWMSRIETFTSSKAKSADVDDESLKAKNYQVMMAKAAIVHGGITGMGPGKSALKQTLPQSASDFIFAVIVEEYGVIGAAFLICLYLIMIIRIVMIASKMPAFFGSLLVLSLGVMIFIQLSVNIAVAVNLIPVTGQPLPLISYGGTSMLVTYLQLGIILNISSRIQIYDEEGMGKKQSIAEINDIA, from the coding sequence ATGAACGAACAAGACACAGAAAACAGATTTGAATTTCTAAAGGGCGATAAAGTACTTTGGATGGTCATTCTTGTGATCTCCATTTTCTCTATTTTCCCGGTTTATTCTGCAAGCTCGAATCTGGAATATATTGTGAATAACGGGACAACAACAGGTCACGTTATCAAACACATGTTCTTTGTGGTCTTAGGTTTGGGAATCATGAGAGTGGCAGGAATGGTGAAATATGAATACATCGGGAAACTCAGCAGTATTTTGCTGGGCTTAATGATTATCTTGTTGGTTGTCACTATGTTTACCGGACAAACGATTGACGGAGCGAGCGCTTCAAGATGGCTGAAAATTCCGGGAACACCAATTTCATTCCAGCCGTCTTCATTTGCTTTTTTAATGTTGATTATCTATCTCTGCAGATATTTAACCAAGAAAATAACGCGAGAAAGGCTTCCTATTGAGAATATCATGTATATTTTCGGGCCTATTTTATTGGTTTTCGTATTGGTTGCGAAAGATAATGGTTCTACAGCATTAATGATTTTAATGGTTTCTGTAATTGTTTTGATTATCGGACAACTTCACTGGAAATACATTGCGGGATTCATTTCCTCATCATTTATTGCTATTATTTTATTTTTAGTAGTCGCTTTAAACACCAATTTGATTGGAGGAAACCGTGTTCACACCTGGATGAGCCGTATTGAAACTTTTACGTCCAGTAAAGCAAAAAGTGCTGATGTTGACGATGAAAGTTTAAAAGCAAAAAACTATCAGGTAATGATGGCAAAAGCAGCCATTGTTCATGGTGGAATTACGGGAATGGGACCCGGAAAAAGCGCCCTTAAACAAACGCTTCCACAATCTGCATCCGATTTTATTTTTGCAGTCATTGTTGAAGAATATGGTGTAATAGGAGCTGCATTTCTAATCTGTCTGTATTTAATTATGATAATCCGTATCGTGATGATAGCCAGTAAGATGCCTGCTTTTTTTGGCTCTTTGCTTGTACTCAGTCTCGGTGTAATGATTTTTATACAACTCTCTGTAAATATTGCAGTTGCAGTGAATTTAATCCCGGTAACAGGGCAGCCGTTGCCTTTGATAAGTTATGGAGGAACATCCATGTTGGTAACATATTTGCAATTGGGAATTATCTTGAATATCAGCTCCAGAATTCAGATTTATGATGAAGAAGGAATGGGTAAAAAACAAAGTATAGCAGAAATAAACGATATCGCTTAA
- the ftsZ gene encoding cell division protein FtsZ, whose amino-acid sequence MENIGTQGFSFDLPKGNSSIIKVIGVGGGGNNALKHMYEKGIHGVDFVICNTDAQTLDNNPVANKVQLGTTITEGLGAGADPEVGEKSAIESIEEIKAAMGQNTKMVFITAGMGGGTGTGAAPVIAKVAKDMGILTVGIVTVPFSFEGKRRLEQAENGLDKLRNNVDSLIVINNDKLRQQFGNLGFKQGFSKADEVLTNAAKGMAEVITGYFDVNIDFRDAKSVLQNSGTALMSTGSASGENKAEEAVRKALDSPLLNDNKITGAKNVLLLIRSGAEEVTMDEIGIIMDHIQKEAGHTADIIFGVGADEELGDSVSVLVIATGFSNDDKKFAGPTEKIKISLNDSFDSPKESPFKSREERRAPEQGYDFGGKNLFRLDDEDHDTPQFGATSIEKKMTIGNDEIKTEINFFDKEEDTLNNPIQNWRNEEEEESFSLFSIDEETEDPNDLEIESFKFDFDNKKEEPQSNTFSNSYSEEKPVEFSFFVNENVKGEPKSDFGQPKAEFVSSTEVNQLTEEPLQKVEHFFQNLQEETAVENKVEIEAPKPAEEEFTFVNKTIDQEKVIERRNKLKEFNSRYQSFDSSSEFESVPAFKRKNISIDGNNASDQNINTYLSENNGSMQIRENRFLNKDVD is encoded by the coding sequence ATGGAAAATATAGGTACACAAGGATTTTCATTTGATTTGCCGAAAGGAAATTCATCGATCATCAAAGTAATCGGTGTAGGTGGTGGCGGAAACAACGCCCTGAAACACATGTACGAGAAAGGAATTCACGGGGTAGATTTCGTGATTTGCAATACAGATGCACAAACTTTAGATAATAACCCGGTTGCCAACAAAGTACAGTTGGGAACTACCATTACCGAAGGTCTTGGAGCAGGAGCAGATCCCGAAGTTGGTGAAAAATCAGCTATCGAAAGCATCGAAGAGATCAAAGCGGCAATGGGGCAAAATACCAAAATGGTTTTCATTACTGCCGGAATGGGCGGTGGTACAGGAACTGGTGCAGCTCCGGTAATTGCCAAAGTAGCAAAAGATATGGGAATTCTGACCGTAGGTATTGTTACTGTTCCTTTCAGTTTTGAAGGTAAAAGAAGACTTGAACAAGCCGAAAATGGTCTTGATAAATTAAGAAATAATGTAGATTCATTAATTGTAATCAATAACGATAAATTAAGACAGCAATTTGGAAACCTTGGATTCAAACAGGGATTCTCAAAGGCCGATGAAGTTTTAACGAACGCTGCAAAAGGTATGGCAGAAGTTATTACCGGTTACTTTGATGTAAACATTGACTTTAGAGATGCCAAATCTGTGCTTCAAAATTCCGGAACAGCCTTGATGTCTACAGGATCGGCTTCAGGTGAAAATAAGGCAGAAGAAGCTGTAAGAAAAGCTCTTGATTCCCCATTGTTGAATGATAACAAAATCACAGGTGCCAAAAATGTCTTATTGTTGATCAGAAGCGGTGCAGAAGAAGTAACAATGGACGAGATCGGGATCATTATGGACCATATCCAGAAAGAAGCAGGACATACTGCCGATATTATTTTTGGAGTTGGTGCTGATGAAGAATTAGGAGATTCAGTAAGCGTTCTTGTTATTGCGACTGGTTTTTCTAATGACGATAAAAAATTTGCAGGACCTACAGAAAAAATTAAGATCAGCTTAAATGACAGTTTTGATTCCCCTAAAGAATCCCCTTTCAAGTCAAGAGAAGAAAGAAGAGCTCCTGAGCAGGGTTATGATTTTGGAGGAAAAAATCTTTTCAGATTAGATGATGAAGACCATGATACTCCACAGTTTGGTGCGACATCTATTGAAAAAAAAATGACTATTGGCAACGACGAGATTAAAACAGAGATCAATTTCTTTGATAAAGAGGAAGATACGCTGAATAACCCAATCCAGAACTGGAGAAACGAAGAAGAGGAAGAATCATTCAGTTTATTTTCTATTGATGAAGAAACTGAAGATCCTAATGATTTGGAAATCGAATCTTTTAAGTTTGATTTTGATAATAAAAAAGAGGAACCTCAGTCAAATACATTCAGCAACTCTTATTCGGAGGAAAAGCCTGTTGAGTTTAGCTTCTTTGTTAATGAAAATGTAAAAGGCGAACCGAAGTCTGATTTCGGACAGCCAAAAGCTGAGTTTGTTTCTTCAACTGAAGTAAATCAATTGACAGAAGAACCTCTTCAAAAAGTTGAGCATTTCTTTCAAAACTTACAGGAAGAAACTGCTGTTGAAAATAAAGTAGAAATCGAAGCTCCAAAACCTGCAGAAGAAGAATTCACGTTTGTGAACAAAACAATTGACCAGGAAAAAGTGATCGAAAGAAGAAATAAATTAAAAGAATTCAATTCACGCTATCAGAGTTTTGACAGCTCAAGCGAATTCGAATCTGTTCCTGCATTCAAAAGAAAGAATATTTCTATTGATGGCAACAATGCTTCAGACCAAAATATCAATACTTATTTGTCTGAAAACAACGGTTCAATGCAGATCAGAGAAAACAGATTTTTAAATAAAGATGTTGACTAA
- the murD gene encoding UDP-N-acetylmuramoyl-L-alanine--D-glutamate ligase, which yields MKIVVLGGGESGCGAAYLAKKQGMEVFLSDKGTIKDNYKQFLTENEIEFEEGSHDEERVLNADWIVKSPGIPKKAGIIQQIHQKGIRLSSEIEFASEFTNAKIIAITGSNGKTTTTSLIYYILKNDGLNVGLGGNIGYSFAKQVADEDHEYYVLEVSSFQLDDIQNFRPYISLLLNLSQDHLDQYNYNYEEYALAKFRIAENQENDNFFIYNKDDEMSKNLLEKLEIKAKMIPFSTKEKLSEGGFIDEDKIVVKLQDEFSMKVEELSLIGNHNVANSLAASIAGKILEINNESIRNSLMTFQAVEHRLEFVTEIEGVKYINDSKATNVNATYYALESMKNPTVWIVGGLDKGNDYTEIEDLVKRKVKAIVCLGIDNEKIINFFKDKKELIYDTSSMEKAVEISKSLAKKGDTVLLSPCCASFDLFKSYEDRGNQFKEQVLKELININE from the coding sequence ATGAAAATAGTTGTTTTAGGAGGAGGAGAAAGCGGTTGTGGAGCTGCATATTTGGCTAAAAAACAAGGTATGGAAGTTTTTCTTTCAGACAAAGGAACCATTAAGGATAACTATAAGCAGTTTCTTACCGAAAATGAAATTGAATTTGAAGAAGGGAGCCACGACGAAGAAAGAGTTTTAAATGCCGACTGGATCGTAAAAAGCCCGGGAATTCCAAAAAAAGCAGGAATTATCCAACAAATTCATCAGAAAGGAATCAGACTTTCCTCTGAAATTGAATTTGCTTCAGAATTTACCAATGCCAAAATCATTGCTATTACAGGAAGCAACGGAAAAACAACTACCACTTCTCTAATCTATTACATTCTGAAAAATGACGGGTTAAATGTAGGTTTAGGAGGAAATATCGGTTACAGTTTTGCAAAACAGGTTGCCGACGAAGATCACGAATATTATGTTTTAGAGGTAAGCTCTTTCCAACTAGATGATATTCAAAATTTTAGACCATATATTTCTTTATTGTTGAATTTGTCTCAAGATCATTTGGATCAGTACAATTATAATTATGAAGAATATGCATTAGCAAAGTTCAGAATCGCTGAAAATCAAGAAAATGATAATTTTTTCATCTACAATAAAGATGACGAAATGAGCAAAAACCTGCTTGAAAAATTAGAAATAAAAGCGAAAATGATTCCTTTTTCAACAAAAGAAAAATTGTCAGAAGGAGGTTTTATTGACGAAGATAAAATTGTAGTAAAACTACAGGATGAATTTTCAATGAAAGTGGAAGAATTGTCATTGATAGGCAATCATAATGTTGCGAACAGCTTAGCCGCTTCAATTGCAGGTAAAATACTGGAAATCAACAATGAAAGCATCAGAAATTCATTAATGACTTTTCAGGCAGTTGAACACAGACTAGAATTTGTAACTGAAATTGAAGGTGTAAAATACATCAACGATAGCAAAGCAACTAATGTCAATGCAACGTATTATGCATTAGAAAGCATGAAAAACCCAACCGTCTGGATTGTTGGAGGTTTAGATAAAGGAAATGACTATACCGAAATTGAAGATCTAGTCAAAAGAAAAGTAAAAGCAATTGTCTGTTTAGGAATTGATAATGAAAAGATTATAAACTTTTTTAAAGATAAGAAAGAGTTAATTTATGATACCTCAAGTATGGAAAAAGCAGTAGAGATTTCAAAATCTTTAGCAAAAAAAGGAGATACAGTTTTACTTTCTCCTTGTTGTGCAAGTTTTGATCTGTTTAAAAGCTACGAAGACAGAGGAAATCAGTTTAAAGAACAGGTTTTAAAGGAATTAATAAATATAAATGAATAA
- a CDS encoding BrxA/BrxB family bacilliredoxin: protein MYPTDLVMPMKAELTDKGFEDLTTPSQVEEALKQSGTTLLVINSVCGCAAGAARPGVVYSLTGDKKPDHLTTVFAGFDGEAVSEARKHLAPFPPSSPCVALFKDGELVHMLERHHIEGNPAGAIAANLQAAYDEYC from the coding sequence ATGTACCCAACAGATTTAGTAATGCCTATGAAGGCTGAACTTACAGATAAAGGTTTTGAAGACTTGACAACTCCGTCTCAGGTAGAAGAAGCCTTAAAACAATCAGGAACTACTCTATTGGTCATCAATTCTGTATGCGGATGCGCTGCAGGAGCTGCAAGACCGGGAGTTGTATATTCTTTGACAGGAGATAAAAAACCAGACCATTTAACAACTGTGTTCGCAGGTTTCGACGGAGAAGCTGTATCAGAAGCAAGAAAGCATTTGGCTCCATTTCCTCCAAGCTCACCATGTGTAGCACTTTTCAAGGACGGAGAATTGGTTCACATGCTTGAAAGACACCACATTGAAGGAAATCCTGCAGGAGCAATTGCGGCAAACCTTCAGGCTGCTTACGATGAATATTGCTAA